The Helianthus annuus cultivar XRQ/B chromosome 16, HanXRQr2.0-SUNRISE, whole genome shotgun sequence genome includes a window with the following:
- the LOC118488197 gene encoding uncharacterized protein LOC118488197, translating into MEKVQGDYKTQFGLLREYAEQLMKSNPGTTVTIDVEPSSCKAKSSTRQFRRIYICYGAFKKGFKIIGRDILGLDGCFMKGPYPGQILTAVGVDGNNGIYPVAFAVVESETTKTWTWFLEQLAVDLELPRTANFTFISDRQKVPLCYGILPAVSKVFPMAEHRYCIRHIHENMKANANWRDDKIKGLFWNAALQQQFLGRPKCDILLNNICEVFNRQLIHARDKPIITSLECIREYLMKRNLVVHKLIAKSKGPLTPYATEALDKIKQEAAEYTVIFNSISKYQVNGPRDNKVVNLVEKSCTCRRWDLTGIPCKHAVACIWNLALHGKDDGVLEKWVDKSYWMQTWEGCVFPCN; encoded by the exons ATGGAGAAGGTTCAAGGGGATTATAAAACTCAGTTTGGGTTACTTAGGGAATATGCTGAACAGTTAATGAAATCGAATCCAGGAACAACTGTTACCATAGATGTTGAACCATCTAGTTGTAAGGCCAAAAGTTCAACAAGGCAGTTTAGGAGGATTTATATTTGTTATGGTGCATTTAAGAAGGGTTTTAAGATAATTGGTAGAGACATTCTAGGGTTGGACGGATGCTTTATGAAGGGGCCCTACCCTGGCCAAATTTTAACAGCAGTGGGTGTTGATGGAAACAACGGGATTTATCCTGTTGCTTTTGCTGTGGTTGAGTCTGAAACTACAAAGACCTGGACCTGGTTTTTAGAACAACTTGCTGTAGATCTGGAGCTGCCAAGAACTGCCAACTTCACCTTCATAAGCGATAGACAAAAGGTGCCATTGTGTTAT GGAATACTACCTGCTGTTAGCAAGGTCTTTCCTATGGCAGAGCATAGATACTGTATTCGGCATATTCATGAAAATATGAAGGCTAATGCTAACTGGAGGGATGATAAGATAAAGGGTCTATTCTGGAATGCTGCTTTGCAACAACAGTTCCTTG GTAGGCCAAAGTGTGACATTCTTCTAAACAACATTTGTGAAGTCTTCAATAGGCAGTTGATACATGCTAGGGATAAACCAATCATTACCAGTCTAGAGTGCATCAGGGAATACCTAATGAAGAGGAATCTTGTTGTACACAAGCTGATTGCAAAGAGCAAAGGTCCTCTAACCCCCTATGCAACTGAAGCCCTAGACAAGATCAAACAAGAAGCTGCTGAGTACACTGTTATCTTTAACTCTATCtccaagtatcaagttaatgggCCAAGAGACAACAAAGTAGTGAACTTGGTGGAGAAAAGTTGCACCTGCAGAAGATGGGACTTGACTGGCATCCCTTGCAAGCATGCAGTTGCTTGTATATGGAACTTGGCCCTACATGGCAAGGATGATGGTGTATTGGAGAAGTGGGTTGATAAATCATACTGGATGCAGACTTGGGAAGGATGTGTATTCCCATGTAATTGA